One window from the genome of Natrialba magadii ATCC 43099 encodes:
- a CDS encoding ABC transporter substrate-binding protein — MNSMSGDADTGYSRRSLLAAGATGLSIAASGCIDRVQSVVDPDASEQLSLSILSLPAADGDRETAEIARHLESNLEAVGINATISTRSESEFLEAILIDHDFDLYVGRHPADFDPDFLYETLHSTYEYDRGWQNPFGFTDPLSIDPLLERQRNETSANRERTVTALLEAIAQVKPFEPICVSNEYRAVRTDRFDGWDETHLGTGRGYLGLEPDAASDAEQLRALVTDQRLTQTFNPLSPTTREQGVIVDLLYDSLAVPTWSVPDEAEATDEETRAGAEVIDAANVSIEPWLATDWEWDGEDRTMTVDIREDCLFHDHSEDGDDTDADTGDSNGNDSAIPLTAEDVRFTYRFLADTTYGRTSSASPAPRYKGHASAVDSVTVEDDYRVTISFSTDRAVAERALTVPILPSGSDSPWITHLENSVESTDDDWSPTQGDWSIVTTGHAPPTGSGPYKYDSHDAGESVTLTRFEDHFTLRDDDHDLPAPTADELHFEVDPGTSSSIERVASGDADITTSVLDTYALESTVDDDAVSFVESPSWSFYHVGFNTRNTPCGSPNFRRAVSQLIDKQWIVDEVFAAEDSARPVATPVAEEWTPDSLAWDDGELVTTFVGEDGELDVDAARELFASHFEYDDGALVR, encoded by the coding sequence ATGAACTCGATGTCCGGAGACGCTGACACCGGCTACAGCCGTCGCTCGCTCCTCGCTGCCGGCGCGACTGGCCTCTCGATTGCTGCCAGCGGTTGTATCGACCGTGTCCAGAGCGTCGTCGACCCTGATGCCTCCGAACAGCTCTCACTGTCTATCCTCTCGCTCCCCGCTGCCGACGGTGACAGAGAGACCGCCGAAATCGCACGTCATCTGGAGTCCAACCTCGAAGCGGTCGGCATCAATGCGACGATCAGCACTCGCTCCGAGTCCGAGTTCCTGGAGGCGATTCTGATCGACCACGACTTCGACCTCTACGTGGGCCGCCACCCGGCTGACTTCGACCCGGACTTTCTGTACGAGACGCTGCACTCCACCTACGAGTACGACCGAGGCTGGCAGAACCCGTTTGGCTTCACCGACCCGCTGTCGATCGATCCGTTGCTCGAGCGCCAGCGCAACGAAACTAGCGCCAATCGCGAGCGGACTGTCACGGCGCTCCTCGAGGCAATTGCACAGGTGAAACCGTTCGAACCGATCTGCGTGTCGAACGAGTACCGCGCCGTCCGAACTGATCGGTTCGACGGCTGGGACGAGACCCACCTCGGAACCGGACGGGGCTACCTCGGACTCGAACCTGACGCTGCGTCCGACGCCGAACAACTTCGTGCGCTCGTCACGGACCAGCGGCTGACCCAGACCTTCAACCCGCTCTCCCCGACGACGCGCGAGCAGGGGGTCATCGTCGACCTGCTGTACGACTCGCTTGCCGTTCCAACGTGGTCCGTTCCCGACGAGGCTGAGGCAACGGACGAGGAGACGCGAGCGGGTGCAGAAGTGATCGACGCGGCAAACGTCTCGATCGAACCCTGGCTCGCGACCGACTGGGAGTGGGACGGTGAGGACCGAACCATGACCGTCGATATTCGCGAGGACTGTCTGTTCCACGATCACAGCGAGGACGGCGACGACACTGACGCAGACACCGGCGATAGCAACGGTAACGATAGCGCCATCCCCCTCACCGCCGAGGACGTCAGGTTCACCTATCGATTCCTCGCAGACACGACGTACGGACGCACCTCGAGTGCTTCCCCCGCACCACGCTATAAGGGCCATGCAAGCGCAGTCGACTCGGTCACCGTCGAAGACGACTACCGAGTCACAATTTCGTTCTCGACGGATCGGGCCGTCGCCGAGCGTGCGTTGACGGTCCCGATCCTCCCATCCGGCTCTGACTCACCCTGGATCACCCATCTCGAGAACAGCGTCGAGTCCACAGACGACGACTGGTCGCCGACGCAGGGTGACTGGAGCATCGTGACGACCGGTCACGCGCCACCGACAGGTAGCGGTCCCTACAAGTATGACTCCCACGACGCGGGAGAGTCCGTCACGCTCACGCGCTTTGAGGATCACTTTACGCTCCGGGACGACGATCACGACCTGCCAGCGCCTACCGCCGACGAACTTCACTTCGAGGTCGACCCGGGAACGAGTTCGTCGATCGAACGGGTCGCAAGCGGCGACGCCGATATCACGACATCGGTACTCGATACCTACGCACTCGAGTCGACGGTCGACGACGACGCTGTGTCGTTCGTCGAGTCGCCGTCGTGGTCGTTCTATCACGTCGGCTTCAACACGCGCAACACGCCGTGTGGCAGCCCCAACTTCCGTCGTGCGGTCTCGCAACTGATCGACAAGCAGTGGATCGTCGACGAGGTGTTCGCTGCCGAGGACAGTGCACGGCCCGTCGCGACACCGGTTGCCGAAGAGTGGACGCCCGACTCGCTCGCCTGGGACGATGGCGAGTTGGTGACGACGTTCGTCGGCGAGGACGGGGAACTCGACGTCGACGCCGCGCGAGAACTGTTTGCATCACACTTCGAGTACGACGACGGAGCGCTGGTCCGGTAG
- a CDS encoding phosphatase PAP2 family protein — protein sequence MLTQVLTRVALVVALALVFSLAVFIGRDRLASLRTEWRPRLRQSAPAFALLLVILGLNRIMRQDGYDISQAYGVHMTEVFYSLEGDFVLLFRSIATPEVTTFFSVSYVYVYAFVLVFPVVAYFALSNTVVLRQLLTAYSLNYVIGLTFYLLVIAYGPRNVMIEGMDATHLYYANPEYIHLTTEVNQNRNVFPSLHTSLSATVAIFAYMTRDQYRAWFPVAVGLATSVIISTMYLGIHWAIDVVAGLVLAAVCVVLATQLVGRWSLSALLKRVQAAGQSTAASGPNREQGDDGA from the coding sequence ATGCTCACACAAGTACTCACACGAGTCGCGCTCGTCGTTGCGCTCGCACTCGTGTTTTCGCTTGCGGTCTTCATCGGCCGTGACCGACTCGCCTCGCTTCGCACCGAGTGGCGACCGCGGCTCCGCCAGAGCGCTCCCGCGTTTGCGCTCTTGCTCGTGATCCTCGGCCTCAACCGGATCATGCGCCAGGACGGATACGACATCTCCCAGGCGTACGGCGTCCACATGACCGAGGTGTTCTACTCGCTCGAGGGTGATTTCGTTCTGCTCTTTCGATCGATCGCGACACCGGAAGTGACGACGTTCTTCTCGGTCTCGTACGTCTACGTCTACGCGTTCGTGCTGGTCTTCCCGGTCGTCGCCTACTTCGCGCTCTCGAACACCGTCGTCCTCCGCCAGCTGTTGACGGCGTACTCGCTCAACTACGTGATCGGACTCACGTTCTACCTGCTCGTGATCGCCTACGGGCCGCGAAACGTCATGATCGAGGGAATGGACGCGACGCACCTCTACTACGCGAATCCGGAGTATATCCACCTTACGACAGAGGTCAACCAGAACCGAAACGTCTTCCCATCGCTGCACACCTCGCTGTCGGCTACGGTCGCCATCTTCGCCTACATGACCCGCGACCAGTATCGAGCGTGGTTCCCCGTCGCAGTCGGCCTCGCAACGAGCGTCATCATCTCGACGATGTACCTCGGCATCCACTGGGCAATCGACGTGGTCGCCGGCCTCGTCCTCGCCGCCGTCTGTGTCGTCCTCGCGACGCAACTCGTCGGCCGTTGGTCGCTGTCGGCCCTTCTCAAGCGTGTACAAGCCGCTGGTCAGAGCACGGCTGCGTCTGGGCCAAATCGAGAGCAGGGAGACGATGGCGCGTAA
- a CDS encoding ABC transporter substrate-binding protein, with the protein MSDPAPSTSPDNHTRDSDDAARGGPSRRSMLAATAGLTVSMSGCIREVRSIVNRDEVAPLSLTISTVPADGDRESIQLARAVGSALESVGADIAIDMLSQEEFQRAILVNHDFDLYVGPHPGDTTPDFLYELLHSRFAEEAGWQNPFGLTNLAIDDRLDEQRVATGVAADADGNGNGNGNGDEGENGDENETSDREDAITATLETVAREQPFVPICRPTEIRLARSDRFQGWGEGHPATRFGYLGLEPQSDGASAELRAVHTDARPSQNLNPLSAEYRERGLSTELLYDSLAVAQWRGAGDRESETDTATDVSPWLASDWEWSDDDTLLVTLREDCEFHDGTRLTAEDVAFTYEFLADTTRGSRRFAAPAPHYRGRVAAVDDVTDLSETELEFTVAASQPVAERALEVPILPKHIWDERTDQASLRGVTVSEGTTEALVTDNVPAIGSGPYQFDERTDRDHLTLARFDAHFTRRDGVDLPEPTSEHLRIQIDPRSTSAIELVESDSADVTSSPLESYVVDDVFEDDEAISETTVLESPSWSFYHIGFNTRRAPLSNPRFRRVVARLLDKEQLVEEVFHGHAQPIATPVVEEWVPDSLAWNGSDPETPFFGTDGELDVAAARDAFEDAGLRYDDDGRLRVRH; encoded by the coding sequence ATGAGCGACCCCGCCCCGTCAACGAGCCCCGACAACCACACACGCGACAGCGACGACGCCGCTCGCGGCGGTCCCAGTCGCCGGTCGATGCTCGCCGCGACAGCCGGTCTCACCGTCTCGATGAGCGGCTGTATCCGCGAAGTACGAAGCATCGTCAACCGCGACGAGGTTGCCCCACTCTCACTGACGATTTCGACGGTTCCCGCCGACGGCGACCGAGAGAGTATCCAGCTCGCCCGCGCCGTCGGCTCGGCACTCGAGTCCGTTGGCGCCGACATCGCGATCGATATGCTGTCTCAAGAGGAGTTTCAGCGTGCGATCCTCGTCAATCATGACTTCGATCTCTACGTCGGTCCCCATCCCGGGGACACGACGCCTGACTTCCTTTATGAACTCCTGCACTCGCGATTCGCGGAGGAAGCCGGCTGGCAGAATCCCTTCGGACTGACGAATCTCGCTATCGACGACCGGCTGGACGAGCAGCGTGTCGCCACAGGCGTAGCCGCAGACGCAGACGGGAACGGGAACGGGAACGGGAACGGAGACGAAGGCGAAAATGGAGACGAAAACGAGACCAGCGACCGCGAGGACGCGATCACGGCAACACTCGAGACGGTTGCGCGCGAGCAGCCGTTCGTCCCGATTTGTCGGCCGACGGAGATCAGACTCGCGCGCTCGGATCGATTCCAGGGCTGGGGAGAGGGGCATCCAGCGACTCGATTTGGCTATCTTGGTCTCGAGCCACAGTCTGATGGGGCGTCTGCGGAGCTTCGGGCAGTACACACGGACGCACGGCCGTCACAGAATCTGAATCCGCTGTCGGCGGAGTATCGGGAGCGTGGTCTCTCGACCGAGTTGCTGTACGACTCGCTTGCAGTGGCGCAGTGGCGTGGTGCTGGCGACCGTGAGTCGGAGACCGACACCGCAACCGATGTCAGTCCCTGGCTCGCGAGTGACTGGGAGTGGAGCGACGACGACACCCTCCTCGTCACCCTCCGGGAGGACTGTGAATTCCACGACGGCACGCGACTCACTGCCGAGGACGTCGCCTTTACCTACGAGTTCCTCGCGGACACGACCCGCGGCAGTCGGCGCTTTGCCGCACCAGCCCCCCACTACCGCGGCCGCGTCGCCGCCGTCGACGACGTGACCGACCTGAGCGAGACCGAACTCGAGTTCACCGTCGCAGCGAGCCAGCCGGTCGCCGAGCGCGCACTGGAGGTGCCGATCCTCCCGAAACACATCTGGGACGAGCGCACGGACCAGGCGAGCCTCCGCGGCGTCACGGTTTCGGAGGGGACGACCGAAGCGCTCGTCACCGACAACGTGCCCGCAATCGGCAGCGGCCCCTATCAGTTCGACGAGCGGACCGACCGTGATCACCTTACGCTCGCACGCTTTGACGCACACTTTACGCGCCGCGACGGCGTCGATCTGCCGGAACCGACAAGCGAGCACCTGCGCATCCAGATCGACCCGCGGAGCACGTCCGCGATCGAACTCGTCGAAAGCGACAGTGCCGACGTGACGTCTTCGCCACTCGAGTCCTACGTCGTCGATGACGTGTTCGAAGACGACGAGGCAATTTCGGAAACGACGGTACTCGAGTCACCATCCTGGTCGTTCTACCATATCGGGTTCAACACGCGTCGAGCGCCGCTTTCCAATCCGCGGTTTCGCAGGGTCGTTGCCCGACTCCTCGACAAGGAACAGTTGGTCGAGGAGGTGTTCCACGGCCATGCACAGCCGATCGCAACGCCGGTGGTCGAGGAGTGGGTTCCCGACTCGCTCGCCTGGAACGGCAGCGATCCGGAGACGCCGTTTTT